One genomic window of Brevundimonas vesicularis includes the following:
- a CDS encoding PQQ-dependent sugar dehydrogenase, with protein MKTVRLLALLSLLVAAPVSARGAQGAYATDGDCGGRPMTTVRMAPGYCLGLVWQGAGAEGPRMPRGLLALTNGDWLVTDLGNWYPGNGAIWRLSFGPDGAPRWRRLAQGLSMPHTAARGPDGRIYVSEMNRILTLDPDAADPAATVRTVIGDLPDNRLHANRHPLSSFVFDANGDLLVNVGAPSDRCVDARGRARSNAAGACIDSAATAQVRRHAYLGNGRWAEDSTVFASGLRNSIAVVRHPSGTILQGENSVDLTTPDHPYDEINVLRQGGHYGWPYCVDLATPLPGWSAAQARCSQRDRPAALLPPHAAPLDLIYYDGAMFRELRGRLLMTWHGYRHAGGRIVATETDGEGRPLTDIGGRYAIYPRGALSYPAAAPSISGKVLTPGWDRVAGRQPRGAPVVLAVAADGSIWVTDDRNRVILRIARSDKTP; from the coding sequence ATGAAGACCGTCCGCCTGCTGGCCCTGCTGTCCTTGCTCGTCGCCGCGCCTGTCAGCGCGAGGGGCGCGCAAGGCGCCTATGCCACCGACGGCGACTGCGGCGGGCGGCCCATGACCACCGTGCGGATGGCGCCGGGCTATTGCCTGGGGCTGGTCTGGCAGGGCGCGGGTGCCGAGGGACCGCGAATGCCGCGTGGCCTGCTGGCGCTAACCAATGGCGACTGGTTGGTGACGGATCTGGGCAACTGGTATCCGGGCAATGGCGCGATCTGGCGGCTGTCGTTCGGCCCCGACGGTGCACCGCGCTGGCGACGGCTGGCGCAAGGCCTGAGCATGCCGCACACGGCGGCGCGCGGGCCGGACGGGCGCATCTATGTGTCCGAGATGAACCGCATCCTGACGCTGGACCCCGACGCGGCCGATCCGGCGGCGACGGTGCGCACCGTGATCGGCGACCTACCCGACAATCGGCTACACGCCAATCGTCACCCCCTGTCCAGCTTCGTCTTCGACGCCAACGGCGACCTGCTGGTCAATGTCGGCGCGCCCAGTGACCGCTGCGTGGATGCGCGAGGCCGGGCGCGGTCCAATGCGGCCGGCGCCTGTATCGACAGCGCCGCGACGGCCCAGGTGCGCCGTCACGCCTATCTGGGCAACGGCCGCTGGGCCGAGGACAGCACGGTCTTCGCCTCGGGCCTTCGGAACTCCATCGCCGTGGTCCGGCATCCGTCGGGCACGATCCTGCAAGGCGAGAACTCGGTCGATCTGACCACGCCCGACCATCCCTATGACGAGATAAACGTCCTGCGTCAGGGCGGCCATTACGGCTGGCCCTATTGCGTCGATCTGGCGACGCCCCTGCCGGGTTGGAGCGCGGCTCAGGCGCGGTGCAGCCAGCGCGACCGCCCGGCCGCCCTGCTGCCGCCGCACGCCGCGCCGCTGGACCTGATCTATTACGACGGGGCGATGTTCCGAGAATTGCGCGGCCGGCTGCTGATGACTTGGCACGGCTATCGTCATGCGGGCGGCCGGATCGTGGCGACCGAGACGGATGGCGAGGGCCGCCCCCTGACCGACATCGGCGGCCGCTACGCCATCTATCCGCGCGGTGCCCTGTCCTATCCCGCCGCCGCGCCCAGCATAAGCGGCAAGGTGCTGACTCCGGGCTGGGACAGGGTCGCAGGCCGTCAGCCGCGCGGCGCGCCGGTCGTGCTGGCCGTCGCCGCCGACGGATCGATCTGGGTCACGGACGACCGAAACCGGGTGATCCTCAGGATCGCCCGGTCGGATAAGACGCCTTAG
- a CDS encoding argininosuccinate synthase — protein MSAAADKPVKKVVLAYSGGLDTSIILKWLQTEYNAEVVTFTADLGQGEELGPAREKALKLGIKPENIFIDDLREEFVRDFVFPMFRANAQYEGDYLLGTSIARPLISKRQIEIARQVGADAVCHGATGKGNDQVRFELGYYALEPDIRVIAPWREWEFRSREALLDFAENNQIPIAKDKRGEAPFSVDANLLHSSSEGKVLEDPAVEAPEFVHQRTISPEDAPDVATVIEIGFEKGDAVSINGEAMSPATILTALNQYGHDNGIGRLDLVENRFVGMKSRGVYETPGGTILIAAHRGIESITLDGGSMHLKDQLMPKYAELIYNGFWFSPEREMLQAAIDKSQENVSGTVKVKLYKGNVSVVGRQSPNSLYDQDLVTFEEGVQAYDHKDAAGFIKLNALRLRVLAKRDTRKS, from the coding sequence ATGTCCGCCGCCGCCGACAAGCCCGTCAAGAAAGTCGTCCTCGCCTATTCGGGCGGGCTGGACACCTCGATCATCCTGAAGTGGCTCCAGACCGAATATAACGCCGAGGTCGTGACCTTCACCGCCGACCTGGGCCAGGGCGAAGAGTTGGGCCCGGCGCGCGAGAAGGCGCTGAAGCTGGGCATCAAGCCGGAAAACATCTTCATCGACGACCTGCGTGAGGAGTTCGTGCGCGACTTCGTCTTCCCGATGTTCCGCGCCAACGCCCAGTATGAGGGCGACTACCTCCTGGGCACCTCCATCGCCCGGCCGCTGATCTCCAAGCGCCAGATCGAGATCGCGCGTCAGGTCGGCGCCGACGCCGTCTGTCACGGCGCGACCGGCAAGGGCAACGATCAGGTCCGCTTCGAACTGGGCTACTATGCGCTGGAGCCCGACATCCGCGTCATCGCTCCGTGGCGCGAGTGGGAGTTCCGCAGCCGCGAGGCCCTGCTGGACTTCGCCGAGAACAACCAGATCCCGATCGCCAAGGACAAGCGCGGCGAGGCGCCCTTCAGCGTCGACGCCAATCTTCTGCACTCCTCGTCCGAGGGCAAGGTGCTGGAAGACCCGGCGGTCGAGGCGCCCGAGTTCGTCCACCAGCGCACCATCAGCCCTGAGGACGCGCCGGACGTGGCGACCGTCATCGAGATCGGCTTCGAAAAGGGCGACGCCGTCTCGATCAACGGCGAGGCCATGTCGCCCGCGACGATCCTGACCGCCCTGAACCAATATGGCCACGACAACGGCATCGGCCGCCTGGACCTGGTTGAGAACCGGTTCGTCGGCATGAAGTCGCGCGGCGTCTATGAGACCCCTGGCGGGACCATCCTGATCGCGGCGCACCGCGGCATCGAAAGCATCACCCTGGACGGCGGCTCCATGCACCTGAAGGACCAGCTGATGCCGAAATACGCCGAGCTGATCTACAACGGCTTCTGGTTCTCGCCCGAGCGCGAGATGCTTCAGGCCGCCATCGACAAGAGCCAGGAAAACGTCTCCGGCACGGTCAAGGTCAAGCTGTACAAGGGCAATGTCTCGGTCGTCGGCCGGCAAAGCCCCAACAGCCTGTACGATCAAGATCTGGTGACGTTCGAAGAAGGCGTCCAGGCCTACGACCACAAGGACGCCGCCGGCTTCATCAAGCTGAATGCCCTGCGCCTGCGCGTCCTGGCCAAGCGCGACACGCGCAAGAGCTAA
- a CDS encoding M16 family metallopeptidase — protein sequence MRRTGSLVAAAALLAVSTPVWASVAPAPADQAAGQAAAPAVQAAPVSQLINEVDIPYTKFTLDNGLTVLVHEDHKAPVVAVSVWYNVGSKDEPAGKTGFAHLFEHLMFGGSENAPGSYFTPMRNMGATDMNGTTYFDRTNYFETVPTPALEQALFMESDRMGYMLGAISQETLDLQRGVVQNEKRQGDNQPYGLNEYKQLEALFPEGHPYRHSTIGSMADLDAASMQTVRDWFTSNYGPNNAVLVLAGDITPAKARELTNKYFGPIAKGPVNNPAQAPVPTLSAPLSETTHDRVSNAKIDVSWAVPGMLDPDSVPLSVAASVLGGLASSRLDNELVRGEQTAVSVTANNSDFHRVGIFEMSATIKPGEDPAAVEVRMREILNGLIANGPTQDEINRVVTQYASRRIQGLEQVGGFGGKATALAEGQLYAGDPEFYKKQLAAYAAVTPAQVKAAMQKWLTRPAYTLTTLPGQREAYQEAAAAPSGANRTPAPEIERKPRMPKPEIGQVANVDFPAVERTRLSNGMEVIYAQRDATPTTKIALDFDAGLAADDRSKLGLQTLMLDLMDEGTRTLNATQLAEAQEALGATITTGATMDSSVVQLSAVTPNLKPSVDLMAEVVRNPAFAPAELERLRATRLSRIAAERTQPAALASRALPELIYGPNSPYGRPFSGNGDEASVKAITDADIRADYAKWIRADNAKLFVVSDRPLAELTPILDSAFGQWVPPASAKAVKDFSAPIPAATPKIVLIDRPQSPQSYIMGGEVLGVSGKDDLLVLNAANNVLGNDFLSRINSDLRETKSWSYGVNASVNPFAGRVPYLVTAPVQADKTGPAIEALNQQFNDFLSGGKGVTPEELQRTINGNTRRLAGSYETSAAVLGAMRSNALLGRPDDYPETIAARTNALTAAQLDAAAKAAIDPSRFVWVVVGDASVVKPQLDALGIPVEVRAAAPAAQ from the coding sequence ATGCGCCGCACTGGCTCTCTCGTCGCCGCCGCCGCCCTTCTGGCGGTTTCAACGCCCGTCTGGGCCTCCGTGGCGCCTGCACCCGCCGATCAGGCCGCCGGTCAGGCCGCCGCGCCCGCCGTCCAGGCCGCGCCGGTGTCGCAGCTGATCAACGAAGTCGACATCCCCTACACCAAGTTCACCCTGGACAACGGCCTGACCGTCCTGGTCCACGAGGATCATAAGGCCCCCGTCGTCGCCGTCTCCGTCTGGTACAACGTCGGCTCCAAGGACGAGCCGGCCGGCAAGACCGGCTTCGCCCATCTGTTCGAACACCTGATGTTCGGCGGTTCGGAAAATGCGCCCGGCAGCTATTTCACGCCGATGCGCAACATGGGCGCGACCGACATGAACGGGACAACCTATTTCGACCGCACCAACTATTTCGAGACGGTCCCGACCCCCGCGCTGGAACAGGCCCTGTTCATGGAAAGCGACCGCATGGGCTACATGCTGGGCGCCATCAGCCAGGAGACGCTCGATCTGCAGCGCGGCGTCGTCCAGAACGAAAAGCGTCAGGGCGACAACCAGCCCTATGGCCTGAACGAGTACAAGCAACTTGAGGCGCTCTTCCCCGAAGGCCACCCCTATCGCCACTCGACCATCGGCTCCATGGCCGACCTGGACGCCGCCTCAATGCAGACGGTGCGCGACTGGTTTACCTCCAACTACGGCCCCAACAACGCCGTGCTGGTGCTGGCCGGCGACATCACCCCCGCCAAGGCGCGCGAACTGACCAATAAATACTTCGGCCCGATCGCCAAGGGTCCGGTCAACAATCCGGCCCAAGCCCCGGTGCCGACCCTGTCCGCCCCGCTCAGCGAAACCACGCACGACCGCGTCTCGAACGCCAAGATCGATGTCAGCTGGGCCGTGCCAGGCATGCTGGACCCGGATTCCGTGCCGCTCAGCGTCGCCGCCTCGGTCTTGGGCGGCCTGGCCTCCTCGCGCCTGGACAATGAACTGGTGCGCGGCGAGCAGACCGCCGTCTCGGTCACCGCCAACAACAGCGACTTCCACCGCGTCGGCATCTTCGAGATGAGCGCCACGATCAAGCCGGGCGAAGACCCCGCCGCCGTCGAGGTGCGCATGCGTGAAATCCTGAACGGCCTGATCGCGAACGGCCCGACACAGGACGAGATCAACCGCGTCGTGACCCAATACGCCTCGCGCCGCATCCAGGGCCTGGAACAGGTCGGCGGCTTCGGCGGCAAGGCCACGGCGCTCGCCGAGGGCCAGCTCTATGCCGGCGATCCGGAGTTCTACAAGAAGCAGCTGGCCGCCTACGCCGCCGTCACGCCGGCCCAGGTCAAGGCGGCGATGCAGAAGTGGCTGACCCGTCCGGCCTATACGCTGACCACCCTGCCCGGCCAGCGCGAAGCCTATCAGGAGGCGGCCGCCGCGCCGTCCGGGGCCAACCGCACGCCGGCCCCGGAAATCGAGCGCAAGCCGCGCATGCCCAAGCCCGAGATCGGTCAGGTCGCCAACGTCGACTTCCCGGCCGTTGAGCGCACGCGCCTGTCGAACGGCATGGAGGTGATCTACGCCCAGCGCGACGCCACCCCGACGACGAAGATCGCGCTCGACTTCGACGCCGGTCTGGCCGCCGACGACCGGTCCAAACTGGGTCTGCAAACCCTGATGCTGGACCTGATGGACGAGGGCACCCGCACCCTGAACGCCACGCAGCTGGCCGAGGCGCAGGAAGCTTTGGGCGCGACCATCACCACCGGCGCGACGATGGACAGTTCGGTCGTCCAGCTGTCGGCGGTGACGCCGAACCTGAAGCCTTCGGTGGATCTGATGGCCGAGGTGGTGCGCAATCCCGCCTTCGCCCCGGCCGAGCTGGAGCGCCTTCGCGCCACCCGCCTGTCGCGCATCGCCGCCGAGCGGACCCAGCCGGCCGCCCTGGCCAGCCGCGCCCTGCCCGAGCTGATCTATGGCCCGAACAGCCCTTATGGCCGTCCGTTCAGCGGCAATGGCGACGAGGCCAGCGTGAAGGCGATCACCGACGCCGACATCCGCGCCGACTACGCCAAGTGGATCCGCGCGGACAACGCCAAGCTGTTTGTCGTCTCCGACCGGCCCCTGGCCGAGCTGACGCCGATCCTGGACAGCGCCTTCGGTCAATGGGTGCCGCCCGCATCGGCCAAGGCCGTCAAGGACTTCTCGGCCCCAATCCCGGCCGCGACGCCCAAGATCGTGCTGATCGACCGCCCGCAATCTCCCCAGTCCTACATCATGGGCGGCGAGGTCCTGGGCGTGTCGGGCAAGGACGACCTGCTGGTGCTGAACGCCGCCAACAATGTTCTCGGCAACGACTTCCTGTCGCGCATCAACTCGGATCTGCGTGAGACCAAGAGCTGGTCCTACGGCGTCAACGCCTCGGTCAATCCGTTCGCCGGACGCGTGCCCTATCTGGTCACCGCCCCGGTCCAGGCCGACAAGACTGGCCCGGCTATCGAAGCCCTGAACCAGCAATTCAACGACTTCCTGTCGGGCGGCAAGGGCGTGACGCCCGAAGAGCTGCAACGCACGATCAACGGCAACACCCGCCGTTTGGCCGGCAGCTACGAGACCTCGGCCGCCGTCCTCGGCGCCATGCGCTCCAACGCCCTGCTGGGCCGTCCGGACGACTATCCGGAAACCATCGCGGCGCGCACCAACGCCCTGACCGCGGCCCAGCTGGACGCCGCCGCCAAGGCCGCCATCGACCCGTCCAGGTTCGTCTGGGTCGTGGTCGGCGACGCCTCGGTGGTCAAGCCGCAACTGGACGCCCTGGGCATCCCTGTCGAGGTCCGCGCGGCGGCCCCCGCCGCCCAATAG
- the yihA gene encoding ribosome biogenesis GTP-binding protein YihA/YsxC, producing the protein MIDETEFTPEEIEAARVLFARPATFVMGAAKIEQLPDPDLPEIAFAGRSNVGKSSLINGLVGMHKLARASNEPGRTREVNFFDLDGRMRLVDLPGYGWAKASKTTVKKFQDLGRDYLRGRVTLKRVYLLIDSRHGLKSVDTEALDALDLAAVSYQIVLTKADKLKKGEGEAVQAATLKAISKRPAAFPVVALTSSEKGLGLPELRAEIMRTTGATLD; encoded by the coding sequence GTGATCGACGAGACCGAGTTTACGCCCGAGGAGATCGAGGCGGCGCGCGTCCTGTTCGCGCGGCCTGCGACCTTCGTCATGGGCGCGGCCAAGATCGAGCAGTTGCCCGACCCCGACCTGCCCGAGATCGCCTTCGCCGGCCGCTCGAACGTGGGCAAGTCCAGCCTGATCAACGGGCTGGTCGGCATGCACAAGCTGGCCCGCGCCTCGAACGAGCCGGGCCGCACGCGCGAGGTCAACTTCTTCGATCTGGACGGCCGGATGCGTCTGGTCGACCTGCCCGGCTATGGCTGGGCCAAGGCGTCCAAGACCACGGTCAAGAAGTTCCAGGATCTGGGCCGCGACTATCTGCGCGGCCGGGTGACGCTGAAGCGGGTCTATCTGCTGATCGACAGCCGCCATGGGCTTAAGTCGGTGGATACGGAGGCGCTGGATGCGCTCGATCTGGCGGCCGTCAGCTATCAGATCGTCCTGACCAAGGCCGACAAGCTGAAGAAGGGCGAGGGCGAGGCCGTGCAGGCCGCGACCCTGAAGGCCATCTCCAAACGCCCCGCCGCCTTCCCGGTGGTGGCCCTGACGTCGTCGGAAAAGGGTCTCGGTCTGCCGGAACTGCGCGCCGAGATCATGCGCACGACGGGCGCGACGCTGGACTAG
- the yidC gene encoding membrane protein insertase YidC, with product MKNENTRNTIIFIVCSVLIMGIYYFAVLRPQAERRAVQQQAQAEQSQTADNAARTALSPQGPTFVTDRSQALSTAARVPIQSGTLKGSLSLQGGRIDDLFLTDYREVQDKPQPVELFRPQGMQNAYFAQFGWTGPNVVGGVPGPNTVWRLTNGSTLTPTTPVTLTWDNGQGLRFTRVISVDDKYVFSVQDTVQNLGTQAITIAPYGSVQRQGVPPAAGSSHIVHEGAIGTFGKPGDYRTEQKKYKDWLKEPRIENASTGGWLGITDKYWLAALLPQQNEAVETEFRVRDLNGAQQLEANVLGTTRTIQPGATATETQRLFAGVKRAEVLKSYEQSLNLPRFVYAIDWGMFWFLTRPIFWILENVYGLVGSFGVAILALTVIVKLVMFPLANNAYASMSKMRNLQPKMEEIKKKFKDDPQKQQQETMALYQREKINPVAGCLPLVLQIPVFYALYKVLTVTIEMRHQPFLGFIHDLSARDPSSIWNLFGLIPWDPAMAPLIGGLLAGPLHLGLLAIAYGLTMWLQTAMNPPAADPVQRQIFQFMPLLFTFIMAPFAAGLLIYWAWSNILTILQQYVIMHRYKAENPIDSFFARFKKSPA from the coding sequence ATGAAAAACGAAAACACGCGCAACACGATCATCTTCATCGTGTGCTCGGTCCTGATCATGGGGATCTACTATTTCGCCGTGCTGCGTCCGCAGGCCGAGCGTCGCGCCGTGCAACAGCAGGCCCAGGCTGAGCAGTCGCAGACCGCCGATAACGCCGCGCGCACGGCGCTGAGCCCGCAAGGCCCGACCTTCGTCACCGACCGCAGCCAGGCGCTGAGCACCGCCGCGCGCGTGCCGATTCAGTCCGGCACGCTGAAGGGGTCGCTGTCGCTTCAGGGCGGCCGGATCGACGACCTGTTCCTGACCGACTACCGCGAGGTTCAGGACAAACCCCAGCCGGTGGAGCTGTTCCGCCCGCAGGGGATGCAGAACGCCTACTTCGCCCAGTTCGGCTGGACCGGCCCCAATGTCGTCGGCGGCGTGCCCGGACCCAATACCGTCTGGCGCCTGACCAATGGTTCGACCCTGACGCCGACGACGCCGGTCACCCTGACGTGGGACAACGGCCAGGGCCTGCGCTTCACCCGCGTGATTTCGGTCGACGACAAATACGTGTTCTCGGTGCAGGACACGGTCCAGAACCTGGGCACGCAGGCGATCACCATCGCCCCCTACGGCAGCGTCCAGCGCCAGGGCGTGCCGCCGGCAGCCGGCTCGTCGCACATCGTCCACGAGGGCGCGATCGGCACCTTCGGCAAGCCGGGCGACTACCGGACCGAACAGAAGAAATACAAGGACTGGCTGAAGGAGCCGCGGATCGAGAACGCCTCGACCGGCGGCTGGCTGGGCATCACCGACAAATACTGGCTAGCGGCCCTGCTGCCCCAGCAGAACGAGGCGGTCGAAACCGAATTCCGCGTCCGAGACCTGAACGGCGCCCAGCAGCTGGAAGCCAATGTCCTGGGCACCACCCGCACGATCCAGCCGGGCGCCACCGCGACCGAGACTCAGCGCCTGTTCGCCGGGGTCAAGCGCGCCGAGGTGCTGAAATCCTATGAGCAGAGCCTGAACCTGCCGCGCTTCGTCTATGCGATCGACTGGGGGATGTTCTGGTTCCTGACGCGTCCGATCTTCTGGATCCTGGAGAACGTCTATGGCCTGGTCGGCAGCTTCGGCGTCGCCATTCTGGCCCTGACCGTCATCGTCAAGCTGGTCATGTTCCCGCTGGCCAACAACGCCTACGCCTCGATGTCCAAGATGCGGAACCTCCAGCCCAAGATGGAGGAGATCAAGAAGAAGTTCAAAGACGACCCGCAGAAGCAGCAGCAGGAGACGATGGCCCTGTATCAGCGCGAGAAGATCAATCCGGTCGCCGGATGCCTTCCGCTGGTGCTGCAGATCCCGGTCTTCTACGCCCTGTACAAGGTGCTGACCGTGACCATCGAAATGCGTCACCAGCCGTTCCTGGGCTTCATCCATGACCTGTCGGCGCGCGATCCGTCGTCGATCTGGAACCTGTTCGGCCTGATCCCGTGGGATCCGGCGATGGCGCCGCTGATCGGCGGCCTGTTGGCCGGCCCGCTGCACCTGGGTCTGCTGGCGATCGCCTATGGCCTGACGATGTGGCTGCAGACGGCGATGAACCCGCCGGCGGCCGATCCGGTCCAGCGCCAGATCTTCCAGTTCATGCCGCTGCTGTTCACCTTCATCATGGCGCCGTTCGCGGCGGGTCTGCTGATCTACTGGGCCTGGTCCAACATCCTGACCATCCTGCAGCAGTATGTGATCATGCACCGCTACAAGGCCGAGAACCCGATCGATAGCTTCTTCGCCCGGTTCAAGAAGTCACCGGCGTGA
- the rnpA gene encoding ribonuclease P protein component: MSDPLQIKRLLRRPQFLAAAKGVSEARGAVVIQRLERGDGSPHIGLGFTATKKIGGAVQRNRAKRRLREAARAMLAQHGVPGSDYVFIARMGTTERAWDRLLDDVKSTLTRLATPRHDRGGHKPSPARAPSGQDRQNP; this comes from the coding sequence ATGAGCGACCCTTTACAGATCAAGCGTCTGTTGCGGCGGCCCCAGTTCCTGGCGGCCGCCAAAGGCGTTTCCGAGGCGCGCGGCGCCGTGGTGATCCAGCGGCTGGAGCGCGGCGACGGTTCGCCGCACATCGGACTGGGCTTCACCGCCACCAAGAAGATCGGCGGGGCGGTTCAGCGCAACCGCGCCAAACGCCGTCTGCGCGAGGCCGCACGGGCCATGCTGGCCCAGCACGGCGTGCCCGGAAGCGACTATGTCTTCATCGCCCGCATGGGCACGACCGAGCGTGCGTGGGACCGTCTGCTTGACGACGTGAAATCGACGCTTACAAGGCTGGCGACACCGCGACATGATCGGGGGGGCCACAAGCCCTCGCCCGCCCGCGCCCCCTCCGGCCAGGACCGCCAGAATCCATGA